The genomic DNA TGTGGAGTGCTGGACGGTCGTAAATGTGTCCCGATTTGATCCGGCGATGGCGCACCAGGAATCGCCGTCGACGGACCGATTTTACACGATGGATTCCCTCAGCGCGGCGGAAGGTCCCGAGTATTCCGACTTCCGGAGTCGAATCATTGGTGCAGCGGGGATCAGCGGATAGGCTTTCAACATCGTGCTGAAATCTATCCAGACAGACATATTCTGATAAGATTATGTCGCGTGGGCATTAACTGGAGTCCCCATGGACAAATCGACACTTCTTGAAATAGTCGCCAACGGCGAAAACTCCGGTGTGGAGTTCAAGCGGGACGACTGCCGCCCGGAGCAACTTGCCAAAGAGGTCGTCGCGATGGCGAACGCCTATGGTGGCTGCATTCTTCTGGGTGTTGAGGACGACGGCTCTATCAGCGGTATCCAGCGCCCGAAGTTGGAAGCATGGATCATGGACGCCGTGTTTGCCGCGAAGGTGCATCCGATGATGGTGCCGTTCTATGAAGAGATTGAACTGGACTGGGGAAAGCGCGTGGCGGTAATCACTTTTCCCCAGGGTCCCTCCAAGCCCTATGTGCTGCGTCACAATTCGCGGGAGGAAATTTATATTCGCCTGGGTAGCACATCCCGCGTTGCGACTCGAGAGCAGCAAGCGCGCCTCTATGCAGCCGGGGGCATGATTCATGCCGAGCTGCTGGCCGTGCCGGGAACGACCTTGGACTGCTTGGACCTCGAGCGCATCCGCGACTATCTGAGTCGCATATTGAACGACCCGACCCTGCCGGATTCCGATGATGCGTGGCGCGCGCGTCTTGTCGGACTGGGTCTCATGGCGGATGCGAACGCCGCGCGCCAATCCGCAACCATCGCCGGACTCGCCTTGTTTGGCTATGCGCCTCGGCGCTATTTTCGGCAGGCGGGCATTCGCTTGATGGCGTTTGACGGCACCGACAAGGACTACAAGGCGCGTTTTGACAAGGTGCTCGACGGCCCGTTGGTGGCGCTGCGTTCCGGTCAGCAGGATGGCCTGATCGAACTGTTTACCAGTCACATTCAAGAACTTATTTCCGAGGAGACGGACACGGTTGCCGCGGATTTTCGCCGCAGTCGGCAATGGCACTATCCGCCGGAGGTTATTCGTGAAGTGCTAATTAACGCCTTGGCCCACCGCGATTGGACCCGTCCTGTAGACATCGAGATTACGGTCTATGCCGATCGATTGGAATGCATCAGCCCCGGCCCTCTGCCCAATTCCATGACGGTGGAGAAAATGGTGGCGGGCCAGCGGTCCATGCGAAATCAGGTGATACTGGACGTATTGCGCGACTACGGCTATGTGGATGCTCGCGGCATGGGCGTCCGAACGAAGATAATCCCGCTGATGCGCCGGGAGAACGGCGTCGACCCTATTTTCGAGGCAACCGAAGATTATGTCAAGACCGTATTGCCTCGGGGCAATGCTGCGGTCTGACTCCATGGTATGCATGCGCCCGG from Candidatus Hydrogenedentota bacterium includes the following:
- a CDS encoding putative DNA binding domain-containing protein, giving the protein MDKSTLLEIVANGENSGVEFKRDDCRPEQLAKEVVAMANAYGGCILLGVEDDGSISGIQRPKLEAWIMDAVFAAKVHPMMVPFYEEIELDWGKRVAVITFPQGPSKPYVLRHNSREEIYIRLGSTSRVATREQQARLYAAGGMIHAELLAVPGTTLDCLDLERIRDYLSRILNDPTLPDSDDAWRARLVGLGLMADANAARQSATIAGLALFGYAPRRYFRQAGIRLMAFDGTDKDYKARFDKVLDGPLVALRSGQQDGLIELFTSHIQELISEETDTVAADFRRSRQWHYPPEVIREVLINALAHRDWTRPVDIEITVYADRLECISPGPLPNSMTVEKMVAGQRSMRNQVILDVLRDYGYVDARGMGVRTKIIPLMRRENGVDPIFEATEDYVKTVLPRGNAAV